A stretch of DNA from Vicinamibacteria bacterium:
CGCCGATTGCAAGCAGCCGCTCACCTACCTCATCCTGCTGGGCGATGGTCTCCACAACTTCCTCGGCGGTCTCGGCGTGGCCGGTGTATTCCTCTTGGATGTGCGACTGGGAATCGCCGCCTGGCTTGCCGCAGCCGCCCATGAGGTGCCGCAGGAGCTCGGGGATTTCGGCGTGCTGGTCCACGGGGGATGGAAGAAAGGGCACGCGCTTTTCTTGAACTTACTGTCTGGTCTGTCGTTCCTTCTCGGAGGGATCGTGGCCTACCTGGCCTCCGCGGCCGTGAACGTCACCTTGCTCGTTCCTTTCGCGGCGGGAAACTTCATCTACATCGGCGCCTCAGATCTGGTGCCCGAGGTGAACAAACATCACAGCGCCATGGTCAATCTGGTCAATTTTGGGTCTTTCGTTCTCGGAGTCGGCCTCCTCTGGGCGATCCGGCTCGCTGTCGGCGACTGACGACGGGTGCACTCGCCGAACCGACTCGTCGTCAACCCTTGATGCAGATGAGGGGGACGAGCTTCGCCACCTTGTGGGCGAGGTCCGCGCGGTCGGCGGCCTCTACGACCTGGCCGACGTCCTTGTAGGCCTCGGGCGCCTCCTCGGCGACGTCTCGGT
This window harbors:
- a CDS encoding ZIP family metal transporter, producing MTTLVWILGSGILMSVLALVGSVTLLLREETLERIVAPLVAFAAGSLLGGAFFHMLPAATGSGLSMTSAALWVMAGFTIFLALEQFLHWHHCHRASADCKQPLTYLILLGDGLHNFLGGLGVAGVFLLDVRLGIAAWLAAAAHEVPQELGDFGVLVHGGWKKGHALFLNLLSGLSFLLGGIVAYLASAAVNVTLLVPFAAGNFIYIGASDLVPEVNKHHSAMVNLVNFGSFVLGVGLLWAIRLAVGD